Proteins from one Camelina sativa cultivar DH55 chromosome 8, Cs, whole genome shotgun sequence genomic window:
- the LOC104705652 gene encoding lipid transfer-like protein VAS, translating into IKVIMEMKLFYVIAAALVLVVANLGVQTSGQSASCLNQLAPCLNYLNGTKEVPQVCCNPLKSVIRNNPECLCRMISNRGSSQAERAGIDVNDAQMLPARCGEHVNPIACLNRSRGSTNSNRSSSNIGNTFSQSYLMTTLAIAATVLSYFL; encoded by the exons attaaggtGATAATGGAGATGAAGTTGTTCTATGTCATTGCAGCTGCACTTGTTCTAGTTGTAGCCAACTTGGGGGTGCAGACAAGTGGGCAAAGCGCTTCATGCCTAAACCAGCTTGCTCCATGCCTCAATTACCTGAATGGGACTAAGGAAGTCCCTCAAGTTTGTTGTAACCCTCTCAAATCAGTGATAAGGAACAATCCAGAGTGCTTGTGCCGGATGATTAGTAACCGAGGGAGTTCTCAAGCCGAGCGAGCTGGCATCGATGTCAATGATGCTCAAATGTTGCCTGCTCGATGTGGAGAACACGTCAATCCTATTGCCTGCTTAAATC GATCTCGAGGATCTACAAACTCAAACCGAAGCTCCTCAAATATTGGCAACACATTTTCTCAGTCCTACTTGATGACAACATTAGCTATTGCAGCCACCGTTTTgtcatattttctttaa